In Helianthus annuus cultivar XRQ/B chromosome 9, HanXRQr2.0-SUNRISE, whole genome shotgun sequence, the following are encoded in one genomic region:
- the LOC110905359 gene encoding LOB domain-containing protein 36, whose protein sequence is MSSSKTPCAACKTLRRKCINECVFAPYFPPDQPHRFESVHRVYGASNVAKILSDLPEADRVEAVTSLVYEAEARLKDPIYGCVGSVSILQHKLKQINTEIQAAKQELATYIGPSAMNTGVMPQFPNHHPLVVPVITSNSERMLGTSDAQHLYEAQRQHLVGSGREQDMLRNFEHHPHQRIQHQQPTMDLSMLNRRFDGTGGLHNRQQLYEAQQQQLVEEQDMLRKMEHQHQQTSMEQVMRNRRFDGAGPSHQATHSASYDSNVYRSSMLQSHPQQQDLHLQQLIQRQLLLQQQNQPSQPQPDHGDGSEERSSVDP, encoded by the coding sequence ATGTCGTCCTCAAAAACTCCGTGTGCCGCATGCAAGACTTTGCGCCGTAAATGTATCAACGAATGCGTGTTTGCACCATACTTCCCACCAGACCAGCCTCATAGATTCGAGAGCGTACACAGAGTCTACGGAGCAAGCAATGTTGCAAAAATCCTGAGCGATCTCCCTGAAGCCGATAGAGTAGAAGCTGTTACTTCTCTTGTATATGAGGCAGAGGCACGGCTAAAGGACCCAATATACGGTTGTGTGGGCTCAGTCTCTATTCTCCAGCACAAGCTAAAGCAAATCAACACTGAGATACAAGCCGCCAAACAAGAATTGGCTACCTACATTGGACCATCGGCCATGAACACTGGGGTTATGCCGCAGTTTCCCAACCACCATCCGTTGGTAGTTCCTGTTATAACTTCTAACTCGGAGCGGATGTTGGGGACTTCTGATGCTCAACATTTATACGAGGCTCAGAGACAACATTTAGTTGGATCTGGTAGAGAGCAAGACATGTTAAGGAATTTTGAGCACCATCCACACCAACGAATACAACATCAGCAGCCGACGATGGACCTATCGATGCTTAATAGACGTTTTGATGGTACCGGTGGTCTGCATAATCGACAACAATTATACGAGGCTCAGCAACAACAATTGGTTGAGGAGCAGGATATGTTAAGGAAAATGGAGCACCAACATCAACAGACGTCCATGGAACAAGTGATGCGTAATAGACGTTTTGATGGTGCTGGACCTTCACATCAGGCAACCCATAGTGCCTCGTATGACAGTAATGTGTATCGGTCATCAATGCTGCAGTCGCATCCACAACAACAGGATCTTCATCTACAACAGCTCATACAACGTCAACTCTTGCTCCAGCAACAAAATCAGCCATCGCAGCCGCAGCCAGATCATGGAGATGGGAGCGAGGAGCGTAGCAGCGTTGATCCGTGA
- the LOC110908203 gene encoding protein misato homolog 1 yields the protein MKELVTFQVGSYANFIGSHFWNFQDELLGLLEDPQSHLIFKNQNLDMDVLYRTGETQQGIPTYTPRLISVDFQGSLGSMSSRGTLYNHNPSPSSGVATWTGNVSTQASEPHKKNLFLQRLYDEGQEINESEILDTDVVKSLEDGVQYWTDFSKVHYHPQSLFELNGLWMDPKEFNNYGIGRNTVSEGLQGDEINERLRFFMEECDHVQGIQFMVDDSGGFSGVAASLLENIADEYTNVPVLLFSVRSPNYYNTLTSRKLSITSNLHDAVSFSALSSLCKLIVPVGLPSLNESRVSQYLNVEDVKLYQSSAVYASAIHSINLPFRMKKMGPTGESSNESGAMDLYECIQMLAGQGRQNTVAILDAAMPPPSMTGKRFQQPLLGNLHPLTPETAHDVDDSQAIETMIVHGALGAGEKEVSVSEVREAVETEYENTSSTRPRFSHLSVSRCPLPIPLPFPSIFNNLVGRRGDLLSNSPTVSESPSRRGPLDVHSIPMAARLRSSTAVLPFLENRLGYIRKFGIERGSIGANVLTSWGFGREEIEDIGENLSKMVLALNPQQEYSSDDSD from the exons ATGAAAGAGCTCGTGACTTTTCAAGTTGGGAGTTATGCTAATTTCATCGGTTCTCACTTTTGGAACTTTCAG GATGAATTGCTGGGATTGCTTGAAGACCCCCAGTCTCACTTAATCTTTAAGAATCAAAACCTTGATATGGATGTTCTCTACCGAACTGGCGAGACTCAACAG GGCATACCCACTTACACGCCTCGCTTGATTTCGGTTGATTTTCAAG GATCTCTTGGATCTATGAGTTCACGTGGTACATTGTACAACCATAATCCATCTCCATCATCTGGTGTTGCCACATG GACGGGAAATGTTTCAACTCAAGCGTCTGAACCTCATAAAAAGAATCTGTTCTTGCAAAGGCTGTATGATGAAGGGCAGGAGATAAACGAGAGTGAGATATTGGATACAGATGTAGTTAAGTCTCTCGAGGACGGCGTTCAATACTGGACTGATTTTTCAAAAGTTCATTATCATCCACAAAGTTTATTCGAATTAAACGGGTTATGGATGGATCCTAAAGAGTTTAACAACTATGGTATTGGAAGAAATACAGTATCCGAGGGTCTACAAGGCGATGAAATTAATGAAAGACTTCGTTTTTTCATGGAAGAATGTGATCATGTTCAGGGAATTCAATTTATGGTTGATGATTCAGGAGGATTTTCTGGCGTAGCTGCGTCTCTTTTGGAGAATATTGCAGACGAGTACACGAATGTTCCTGTTTTGTTGTTTTCTGTTAGAAGCCCTAATTACTATAATACCCTCACAAGCCGAAAACTTTCCATCACCAGTAATCTTCATGATGCAGTGTCGTTTTCGGCACTATCGTCCTTATGCAAATTGATTGTTCCCGTGGGCTTACCATCACTTAATGAAA GCAGGGTTTCACAATACCTTAATGTAGAAGACGTAAAACTCTATCAGTCTAGTGCGGTTTATGCGTCTGCAATACACTCTATCAATCTCCCTTTCCGGATGAAAAAAATGGGCCCCACTGGTGAATCGTCAAACGAATCTGGTGCGATGGATTTATACGAATGCATACAAATGTTAGCAGGGCAAGGCAGGCAAAATACTGTTGCTATTCTTGATGCTGCAATGCCACCACCGTCAATGACTG GTAAACGGTTCCAACAACCTTTGTTAGGAAACTTGCATCCACTAACCCCGGAAACCGCACACGATGTGGATGACTCGCAAGCCATTGAAACCATGATAGTGCATGGAGCCCTTGGAGCTG GAGAGAAAGAGGTATCGGTTTCTGAAGTGAGAGAAGCCGTTGAAACAGAATACGAGAACACATCATCAACAAGGCCTAGATTCTCTCATTTATCAGTGTCACGCTGTCCTCTTCCAATCCCGTTACCTTTCCCTTCCATCTTTAACAACCTTGTCGGCAGGCGTGGTGATTTGTTATCGAATAGCCCCACCGTATCAGAATCTCCTTCAAGGAGGGGACCACTTGATGTCCACTCAATCCCTATGGCAGCTAGATTGCGGTCCAGCACTGCTGTTTTACCATTCTTGGAAAATAGATTGGGGTACATTCGTAAATTTGGCATTGAAAGAGGATCGATAGGTGCCAACGTGCTTACAAGTTGGGGTTTTGGTAGGGAAGAAATTGAAGATATTGGTGAAAATCTTTCCAAGATGGTTTTGGCACTTAATCCTCAACAAGAGTATTCCTCTGATGATTCTGATTGA